AAGGTGCCGCCCAGGGCATCTTCTTCAACCAGGGCGAGGTCTGCAGTGCCGGATCCCGCCTCTACATCCAGGACGATCAGTTCGACCGGGTGGTCAGCGGAATCTCCGATGCCGCCAAGGCGATCAAGGTCGGGCACGGGCTCGACCCGGACACCGACATGGGTCCCCTGGTCTCCGCCGAGCAGTTCGAGCGGGTCACCGGATACCTGGACCGCGGCAAGGATGAAGGCAACCGAGCCGTGACCGGCGGTAACGCGATCGACGGCCCCGGCTTCTTCGTCGAGCCGACGGTGATCGTCGATGCCAAGGAATCGGACGCGATCGTGCGTGAAGAGGTCTTCGGACCGGTGATCGCGGCAATGCCGTTCACCGACATCGACGATCTCGCCCGCCAGGCGAACGATTCCCACTACGGCCTGGCCGCGGGAATCTGGACCCGGGACATCTCCAAGGCCCACAAGCTGGCGGCCCGGATCAAGTCGGGAACGGTTCACGTCAACACCTACCACGTGTTCGCCGCGGAGCTGCCGTTCGGTGGCTACAAGCAGAGCGGCTGGGGACGCGAGATGGGTGAAGAGGTACTCAACAACTACCTCGAGACCAAGTCGGTGATCGTCGGGCTCTAGCCCCTCCCACAGGACAACAAACGCGGCGCGAGTCGGCTCCCTCCCTCAGGCCGGCTCGCGCCCGTTGTCGTTCAAGAGGTCAGATTTCGGTGCGATCAACCGCGACGGATGAGCTCCAGGACATCCGCGGGCGACACATCCTCCTGCTCGCCGCTCTTCTGGTTGCGCAAGCGCGCGACGCCATCTTCTTCCAGCGTGAGCAGGCGTGCGGCCTTGACCCGGTTCGCCTGCTTCAACTGGCCCTTCATGCTGCGACCCGCCAGGTCGATCTCCACCGACAGGCCGTGGTGCCGGAACTCGGAAGCGAGGGCGACCGCTTTCGCCTTCTGCTCCGGGCCGCCGACCGCGATGAACAGGTCGATGCCCGGTATCTCAACTTCTTCGTCGAGGGCGAGCAGGATGCGCTCGATGCCGGCCGCCCAGCCGACGGCGGGCGTGTCTGGTCCGCCGAGCTGGGCAATCAGACCGTCGTATCGGCCGCCGCCGCCGATCTCGGACTGGGCGCCGAGGTGACTGCAGACGAAAGAGAAGATCGTGCGTGTGTAGTAGTCGAGGCCGCGGACCAGAGTCGGGTCGATCACATACTCGACCGAAGCCGCGCCGAGCAGCTCGCGGACCTCGGCGAAGTGCTCGGTGTCCTCGGCGGAAAGGTGGTCGAGCAGATGCGGCGCGTCCTTCATCACACCTTTAGTGCCGTCGTCGTCGGAATCGAAGGCGCGCAACGGGTTGATCTCGATCCGTTCCCGCACATCTTCGGACAGCTCATCCGATCGCGAACGAAGGTGGGACTTGAGCTCGTCAAGGTAGGCGGCCCGGACTTCGAGCGAACCGAGGCTGCCGAGGCGCAATTCAACACC
This window of the Thermoleophilia bacterium genome carries:
- a CDS encoding histidine--tRNA ligase — encoded protein: MAEKFKVPRGTFDVLPQQSAERERLLAAAGEIFGRAGYRDIATPVFEDTALFERGVGKSTDIVRKEMFTFEDKGGRSLTLRPEGTAPICRAYVEHGMHKLPQPVKLAYAGPFFRHERPQAGRYRQFHQIGAEAIGSDSPLADVEVISLLSDLVEELGVPGVELRLGSLGSLEVRAAYLDELKSHLRSRSDELSEDVRERIEINPLRAFDSDDDGTKGVMKDAPHLLDHLSAEDTEHFAEVRELLGAASVEYVIDPTLVRGLDYYTRTIFSFVCSHLGAQSEIGGGGRYDGLIAQLGGPDTPAVGWAAGIERILLALDEEVEIPGIDLFIAVGGPEQKAKAVALASEFRHHGLSVEIDLAGRSMKGQLKQANRVKAARLLTLEEDGVARLRNQKSGEQEDVSPADVLELIRRG